CCTGTATGTGTTCTCTCGTTATTATACTCATTCATCCATTTATCCACATCCTCTTGTAATTCTTCAACATTTTTAAACACTTTCTTCCTAAAAGCTGTGGCATAAAATTCGTTCTGGATGGTCTGATGAAACCTTTCGCAGATTCCATTCGTTTGAGGGTGCCGAGCTTTAGTGCGAGAATGGTCAATGTCTTCAATGGCCAGATAAAGTTCATACTCATGATGCTCTCTTGCTCCACAGTACTCTGTACCACGATCGGTCAATATTCTTAAGACACGAATATCTTGCTCTTCAAACCAGGGAATGACTTGGTCATTCA
The Neochlamydia sp. AcF84 DNA segment above includes these coding regions:
- a CDS encoding integrase core domain-containing protein → KGVGRIYQQTVIDTYSKVAFVKLYDRKNALVAADMLNDQVIPWFEEQDIRVLRILTDRGTEYCGAREHHEYELYLAIEDIDHSRTKARHPQTNGICERFHQTIQNEFYATAFRKKVFKNVEELQEDVDKWMNEYNNERTHTGKYCFGKTPLQTFLDAKHLAQEKMLDKLQLTEIVPAR